One genomic segment of Myotis daubentonii chromosome 14, mMyoDau2.1, whole genome shotgun sequence includes these proteins:
- the CISH gene encoding cytokine-inducible SH2-containing protein isoform X1, with product MVLCVQGPCPLLALEQIGQRPRWAQPEPVMQPLPAGPFPEEVAEEAPAQPESEPKVLDPEEDLLCIAKTFSYLRESGWYWGSITASEARQHLQKMPEGTFLVRDSTHPSYLFTLSVKTTRGPTNVRIEYADSSFRLDSNCLSRPRILAFPDVVSLVQHYVASCATDTRSDSPDPAPTPAPPVPKEAGDPALPAPAATAVHLKLVQPFVHRGRAPSLQHLCRLAIHRLVADVDCLPLPRRMADYLRQYPFQL from the exons ATGGTCCTCTGCGTCCAGGG ACCTTGTCCTTTGCTGGCTCTGGAGCAGATCGGGCAGCGGCCCCGGTGGGCCCAGCCTGAGCCAGTTATGCAGCCGTTGCCTGCCGGGCCCTTCCCGGAGGAGGTGGCAGAGGAGGCCCCTGCCCAGCCAGAGAGCGAGCCCAAGGTGCTAGACCCCGAGGAAGACCTGCTGTGCATAGCCAAGACCTTCTCCTACCTGCGGGAGTCGG GCTGGTACTGGGGCTCCATCACGGCCAGCGAGGCCCGGCAACACCTGCAGAAGATGCCCGAGGGCACGTTCCTCGTCCGGGACAGCACCCACCCCAGCTACCTGTTCACACTGTCCGTCAAAACCACCCGCGGCCCCACCAACGTGCGCATTGAGTACGCCGACTCCAGCTTCCGCCTGGACTCCAACTGCCTGTCCAGGCCGCGCATCCTGGCCTTCCCGGACGTGGTCAGCCTCGTGCAGCACTACGTCGCCTCCTGTGCCACCGACACGCGAAGCGACAGCCCGGACCCGGCTCCCACCCCGGCCCCGCCGGTCCCCAAGGAAGCGGGGGACCCCGCGCTGCCCGCCCCCGCGGCCACGGCTGTGCACCTGAAGCTGGTGCAGCCCTTCGTGCACCGGGGCCGCGCACCCAGCCTGCAGCACCTGTGCCGCCTGGCCATCCACCGCCTGGTGGCCGACGTGGACTGCCTGCCGCTGCCCCGGCGCATGGCCGACTACCTCCGCCAGTACCCCTTCCAGCTCTGA
- the CISH gene encoding cytokine-inducible SH2-containing protein isoform X2 — MGMCPQAGLPGPVGSTAGTWIGRPHLEHTGHHPCHVDATAMDTPLPRHSHSPCPLLALEQIGQRPRWAQPEPVMQPLPAGPFPEEVAEEAPAQPESEPKVLDPEEDLLCIAKTFSYLRESGWYWGSITASEARQHLQKMPEGTFLVRDSTHPSYLFTLSVKTTRGPTNVRIEYADSSFRLDSNCLSRPRILAFPDVVSLVQHYVASCATDTRSDSPDPAPTPAPPVPKEAGDPALPAPAATAVHLKLVQPFVHRGRAPSLQHLCRLAIHRLVADVDCLPLPRRMADYLRQYPFQL, encoded by the exons ATGGGCATGTGTCCCCAGGCGGGACTCCCGGGCCCAGTGGGCTCCACAGCGGGCACATGGATAGGCCGCCCACACCTGGAACACACCGGCCACCACCCCTGCCATGTCGATGCCACAGCCATGGACACACCCCTCCCCAGACACAGTCACTC ACCTTGTCCTTTGCTGGCTCTGGAGCAGATCGGGCAGCGGCCCCGGTGGGCCCAGCCTGAGCCAGTTATGCAGCCGTTGCCTGCCGGGCCCTTCCCGGAGGAGGTGGCAGAGGAGGCCCCTGCCCAGCCAGAGAGCGAGCCCAAGGTGCTAGACCCCGAGGAAGACCTGCTGTGCATAGCCAAGACCTTCTCCTACCTGCGGGAGTCGG GCTGGTACTGGGGCTCCATCACGGCCAGCGAGGCCCGGCAACACCTGCAGAAGATGCCCGAGGGCACGTTCCTCGTCCGGGACAGCACCCACCCCAGCTACCTGTTCACACTGTCCGTCAAAACCACCCGCGGCCCCACCAACGTGCGCATTGAGTACGCCGACTCCAGCTTCCGCCTGGACTCCAACTGCCTGTCCAGGCCGCGCATCCTGGCCTTCCCGGACGTGGTCAGCCTCGTGCAGCACTACGTCGCCTCCTGTGCCACCGACACGCGAAGCGACAGCCCGGACCCGGCTCCCACCCCGGCCCCGCCGGTCCCCAAGGAAGCGGGGGACCCCGCGCTGCCCGCCCCCGCGGCCACGGCTGTGCACCTGAAGCTGGTGCAGCCCTTCGTGCACCGGGGCCGCGCACCCAGCCTGCAGCACCTGTGCCGCCTGGCCATCCACCGCCTGGTGGCCGACGTGGACTGCCTGCCGCTGCCCCGGCGCATGGCCGACTACCTCCGCCAGTACCCCTTCCAGCTCTGA